The region TCGGCCCGGTCGGAAGCCAGGGCCAGCACGAGCTCCAGGGCCAGCACCGTCTTGCCGGAGCCGGGTACTCCCGCGATGACCAGTCGCCGGGGCCGGGTGGTCTGGAAGAACCCGGCGATGTCGGGGGCCGGGTCACAGTCCGGGCCGGGGGCGCCGATGCCGCGGAAGGTGCGTCCCGCCACGGGGGCCTCGGCCGCGCGCCCCGGCACCGCGCGCAGGGTGTAGCGCAGGTCGATGCGCCGGGTGTCGCCGCCGAGCAACTGGTGCCGCAGTTTGCGCTCGCTCTCCTGCACCTGGACGGCCAGCGTCGCCGCCCACTGCCGTACCAGTTCGGCGTCCGTGCCCTGCCAGGGGCGCCGCAGCGCAGCCACCGCGGCCACCAGTCCGGCCGCCCCGAGCGGCAGCCCCAGCAGCCCGGCGGTGTCAGCCGGACCGAGCCCACCGCGCACCAACTGGGACACCGCGTATCCGGCACTGGCCATCAGCAGGAGCGCAGCGAGCGCGACCCCCACCCGGCGCCGCTCCCGTTCCCGTCGTCCCCCGAATCCCGCCATGCCTTGCTGCATACCCGCCGGGCACGCCGAACTCCCGCCGCGGCAGCGGAGATCGAAGGCCCGTGGGCCGAAGGACGGAGGCCTGCGTGTGCCGGCGGGGCCCCAGGCAGCCGGGGCGAGACACGTTCCCCCATCGACGATGCCGGCTCACGCCGCTGCCTCGGGGCACGGCGGGGCGGACGCGGCACATTGATCGAGTGCCTGCGTGGCCACGCACAGTTGGTGCACACTTTCGGGGTGGGTCTCCAAGGGGAGGGGGTGGCGGACCTGCCCAGCGGTGAGCGGCTGCGCGTCATCTTCGTTCACGGGACCGGAGTACGCCGGGAGCGGTTCGCGCGTCTGTCGGACTTGGTCCTCGACAACCTGGGGTCGCGCCTTCCCCAGGCCGAGGTGTCCGCCGTCTACTGGGGTGACGCGCACGGCGCTTCCCTCGGAGCGGGCGGCGTCTCGATCCCCCGCAGGGGCCGGGCCCGTGGCCCGTCGGACGCCACCCCCTTGGACGAGGAGGCCGCGGTATGGGGGCTTCTGCTCGTCGATCCGCTCTGCGAACTGCGGGTGTTGGCCGAGTGCGGCTTACAGGACGACGACATCGGGGCACCCGGCGTACTCGCCGAGGGGCGCCAAGTCGCCCGCGCCCTGGAGGCCTTACCGGCGGCTTTGTCCGCCGACCCGCCCGCGAGCGGGATCGCGCAGGCGGCGGGAGGAATGGCGAACGTCCTCGCGGCAGCGCAAGCAGTGGCGTCCGCTCCGGAGTTCGGTGACGCCTGCGATACCGCCGTGGACGCGCCGGCCGTGCGGGAACTGGTGACCTCGACGGCACGAGCGGTCGTCGCGCATGCACTGGCCGCCGTCGGCGACGAGGTGGTCTGCACGGGGGACGAACGAGACCGCCTCGTCGACCTCGTCTCCGCCCGTCTCGGCGGCACGGGACGGTTCCCGGGCGAGCGGGTCGGAGCCGTGCTGGGCACCCTGGCGCTGCGCCTGACGACACAGCCCGTGCTGGACCGCTGGCGCACGCCGCTGACCACCGGCGCGGTCCCCGCACTCGGCGACATCCTGCGCTACCAGGCCAGGGGCGGGCCGCTGCGCGACCGCCTGGAGCAGACGATCGTCTCCCAGGACGGGCCGACAGTCGTCATCGGCCACAGTCTCGGGGGCATCGCACTGGTGGACTCGTGCGCACTGGCCGCGATCGGACAGACGGCTCTGCCACAGCCCCAGTTGCTGGTCACCGTGGGCTCTCAGGCACCGTTCCTGCACGAACTCGGCGCGCTCACCGGTCTGCCGCCGTCGGCCGGTCTGCCCCCGGGGTTCCCGCGCTGGCTCAACGTCTACGACCGCAGGGACCTGCTGGCCTACCGGGCGGAACCGGTATTCACCGACGACTCCCGGGTGACCGACCACGAGGTGAGCAGCCGCCAACCGTTTCCGCTCAGCCACAGCGCCTACTGGAAACTCGACGCGGTGTACGACCGGATCGTCAAGGAGATCGAGGCATCGCGGTGAGCACGGCCGATGTCATGGAACCAGTCGATCCGCGCAGGATGTTCGCCCTGGTGGTCGGCATCGAGTCCTACGCGATCAGCCACAGGTGGGATCTGCCCGGCGCGGCGCGGGACGCCGTGCGCTTCGCGGACTGGCTGACGGCCGGCGGCGTGCCCGAGGAGCAGGTCCATGTCCTGGTGTCTCCCCTGGACCGGACCGCGGCGGGCCTGCCGGACTCCGACGGCCCGGCGCCGACACGCGATCACGTCGAGCGTCTGCTGTTCAAGGAACTGCCCGCGTGCGACGGGGACCTGCTGTGGATCTACTGGGCCGGACACGGCTACCTGGACCACGCCCACCAACTGCTCCTGCCGTACGCCGACGCCACCCGGGACTGGACGTCCCATCTCAATCTCGAGGCCGCGCTTCGCTGGTGGAAGGGATCGGGTCCCATGGCGGCCCGCTTCCGCCGGCAGATAGCGATCGGCGACGCGTGCCGAGTGGACGCCCGTCTCGCCCGGAAGCTCTCCTTCGGGGTGGCGGAGTACGGCGCCCGTCCCCCGGACCCTGACCGGCTCCAGTTCACGCTGTACGCCTCCCGGGTCGGCGAACTCGCCCAGAATCTGCCGGACAGCGGAGCCGGGCAGTTCACCGACGCGCTCATCCGCCGGCTCCGGGAGACCTCGCCGCAGACGAGCGTGCGTGAGCTCGTTCCGATCGTCCGGACCGTGCAGGCCGACCTCTTGGAGATGCGCTCCCGCGGACTGGCGTGGCAGCAGCCCCAGTTCGTCGTCGACCGGGACTGGACCGGCTCCACCTTCCTCGGCGACAGCCGGCACACGGACGACCGGCCGACGGGCGGCACGCCGACACACAGCGCAGCCTGCCTCGACCAGCGAGCGTGGGACGAATTGGCGCCGCTGCTCCACCTGCCCCGCCTTCCCTCCCACACGTACGACGCCTACCGCTGGGCGTTCGAGATCACCGACTGCGCCCATCCCGCCCGACGTGGCCTGCCGACCGCCGAGTTGGCGGGCATCACGCACGACCTCGATGCACGCCAGGGCCGACCGGGCATGCCCCTGGTGCTGCCGTTCATGAGGTATCTCGCCGCCCACTGCACGGACAGCGTGTGGGCGCAGCAGGTCCTCGTCTGGATCGAGTCGGCCCGTACGCGGCTGGGCATGTCCCCGGTCCCGGTCCCTCCCCGAGCCGACCCCGAGCAGGTCGGCCTGCATGTGCGGTTCGAGGAGGACACAGAACGGGATGGCGCCTACTGGGTGCGGATGTGGCTCTACCGCAACGAGGGTTTCGAGACGCTCTGGGAGTCGGACCAGCCACTGGACCCGGCCGGGACCCGGCGGGCGCTGGCCCGTCTCCTGGACGAGACGCACGCGTGCGACGTGCGACGTATCGAGTTCCATGTACCGCTCGGTCTGCTGGCCGAGCCGTTCGAATCCTGGCGGCTGCCCATCGGCAGGCGCCGCAAACCCGTCGAGCTCGGCCAGACGTTCGAGGTCGTGGTGCGTTGCCCGCAAGAGCGGGACGGCCTGGCCGGGGCGCTCTGGCTTCGCAAGTGGCAGTGGCTGAAGGCTCATGGCGGAACGGATCCGCAGGCGGTGAGGGAACTGCGGGACGAGGGCGTGTCCGTGGAACTCGGCACCATACTCCAGGCCGCCGAGTCCCCCGTCTGTGTACTGGCCGACGTCTCCGGGCCGCGTCTGACGGAGACGATCGAAGCAGTGCTCGACGCCGGCGTTCCGATCGCCGTGTGGCACCGGGACGGCGGTGAACCCGGTCGCATCGCCGCGATCCTCGCCGAACAGTGGGACCCGGAGGAACTGAACGTCCGACGGCTGCCCTTCCTGGTGTGGCAGTCCAGGATCCCGAACGCGGCTTCCACCGCGCGGACAGGACGTACGTCCGCCGCCCGTCTTGCGTTGATGTGGGACGACCCTGAACGTGTACCCGAAAGGCGGGCATTGTCATGACGGCGGAGGACTGGTGGATCTACCGAGGCCCTGGAGCCCGTGACGACCGGCGGGCGAAGCTCGCGGCCGAGTGTCCTCCTTGGCGCACCTTCGACGGCGAGACGGATCCCGGGTACGACTTCCCGGACCGCGACAGCGCGGCCTGGAGGGAGACCCTACGGCGGGGAGCCGACCACGTTCCGGACACGGCGGAGGCGAACGCGGTCAACACCGCTCTGTATCTGCGCCGTCCGCTGCTGGTGACCGGAAAACCGGGAGTGGGGAAGTCCTCCCTCGCCTACAGCATCGCCGCGGATCTGGGGCTCGGCCCCGTGCTGCACTGGCCCATCACCAGCCGGAGCACGCTGCGCGACGGGCTCTACCAGTACGACGCCATCGGACGGCTCCACGAGGCCAACCTGCGGCATCTGCGGGGGCAGAACCCGGACCCCGACGGCGAGGGCCCCTCGATCGCGCCCTACCTCCGCCTCGGCCCCCTGGGCACCGCCCTGCTGCCTCGCGAGCAGCCCCGGGTGCTGCTCGTGGACGAGATCGACAAGAGCGACATCGACCTGCCCGGTGACCTGCTGACCGTCTTCGAAGAAGGCACCTACGACATTCCCGAGCTGGCCCGGGTCGCCGGTCAGGAACCCGAGGTGCGGGTCGGCACGCACGACGACCCCGAGGCTCGGGTCCACGTACGGCGGGGCCTCGTACGGTGCCGGTCGTTCCCCGTCATCGTCCTCACCAGCAACGGGGAACGGGATTTCCCGCCACCGTTCCTGCGCCGCTGCATCCGGCTCTACATGGAACAGCCCGGCGAGGAGAAACTGGTGCAGATCGTCCGGCGGCGCCTGAGGCTGGACACCGCTGAGGCCGACCGCCAGCGAGGGCTCGTCGAGCAGTTCCTGCAACGGCGACTCGACGGCGATCTCGCCACCGACCAGCTCCTCAACGCCGTACAGCTGCGGCTGCGCGGGGCCTGGCCCGACACCGCCGGCGAGGGGGAGTTCCTCGACGCGGTCCTGCAACGCCTCACCGGTCCCACCACCGGTCAGGGACCCTTGTGATGCTGGCGGAACTGCGTGCGGCGCTGCTGGCAGCCGGAGTCGAGGCCGGACCAGAGGAACTGGCTGACATCCTCTGGCTCGCGAGCCGAACGGGCGCCCACCGCCGACCACGCGGGGACGAGGAGCCCGAGCGGCCGCCGCCCCTCGGCGAGCGGACGCCGACGGCTTCCCCGCCGCCGAGTGACACCCCCACGCCTTCCGCCGGCACGGTACGCCACTACGCCTCCGCCTCACCTGGCGGCCGACCCCGTGACCTACCGCGAGGCAGGCCGGTCCAGGTGCGGCGCGCGCCGGACCTCGCCGACCCGCTCGCCCTCATGCGAGCCCTGCGCCCCCTGGCCAAGCGGACCGTTCCCGGGGTGACCGGCACCGAGCTGGACGAAGAACGCACCGTGGCCGCCAGCGTCGAACAGCGCGTGGCGGTGCCGGTCCTCACCCCGCGCCGCAGCCGGTGGATCGACCTCGCCCTGGTCGTGGACACCCACCACTCGATGCTGCTCTGGCACGACCTGGTCACGGAGCTGTCCAGAACCGTCCAGCGAGCCGGGGTCTTCCGGGACGTACGCACCTGGTTCCTCAGCGGCACCGACGGCACCTCCCCTCCCCGGATCGCGTCCGCACGCGGCGGTGAGGCCCGCAGTCCCCAGGAGGTCGCCGATCCGACGGGGCACCGGCTCACCGTGGTCCTGACGGACGGAGTGGCGCCCGGCTGGGGCAGCGGTGCCCTGCACGACGTGCTGCGCCACTGGGCCGTGCACAGCCCGCTCTGCATGGTGCAGGTACTGCCACGCCGGCTGTGGGGCAGCACGTCGTTGCCGACGACCGGCATGCTGGTGCAGGCGAGTCAGCCGGCCGCCCCCAACGCGTCCTGGCGCCTGCTGCCGGCCCGCGCCCGTCGGCGGCGCTCCGAGCCCCGGCAGGGCAGCCCATGGCCACCGGAGCCGGCCGGGACGATCGCTGTTCCCGTCGTCGAAGCCACTGCGCCGGGGCTGGGTTCCCTCGCCTCGATCGTCACCGGAGGCGGGCGCTGGCACCGGACGTCCTGTCTGGCGGTCCCCCGAGCCCACGCACCCGTGGAAGAGCCACCCGCACCAGCTCCCGCCCTGTCCGGCCCCGCCGCTCTGCGACGCTTCCACGAGACCGCGTCCCCCCTGGCTCTGGAACTGGCCGGCTACCTGTCGGCGGTGCCGCTCACCCTGCCCGTGATGACCCTCGTCCGCCGGGTCATGCTGCCCCACGCGGAGCACGGACATCTCGCCGAGGTGGCGCTGGGCGGACTGCTTCTCCCCTGGGAGCAGGCGGGCGACCGGCCCGACGACATGTCCGTGTTCGCCTTCGACTTCCTGCCCGGAGTGCGCGAGGCACTGCTCGGGGCGCAGCTCCGCCATGACGTGACGGCCGTGCAGGAGCTGGTGCGCCGCAGGATGGGCCGTCATCTTGAACGCCGTGCGACGGGTCCCGGCACCGACTTCACGGCGGTGCGAGTAGGACCGGGCGAGCCGGCCAACGGCGCGGGCCGCGGCCGGGCGGTGGGGGCGGGCGCCGTACCGTTCGCCGAGTCCATCGGCGCTCCGCGGCACGTGACCCCGGTGGGGCAGACCGACGCGATGGCCCTGGGGGTCCACCCGGTCGTCTTCACGGACCGGGCCCGCCCCCTCCCGGACTACGTGGAGCGGGACCACGACGCCCGCCTGCGTACGGCCGTGCGGCGTGCCGCCTCCGGGGACCGAGCGCGTGTCGTCCTGGTCGGCGGGGCGCTGTCAGGCAAGACACGCTCCGCCTGGGAAGCGATCCGGGCCCTCCTCCCCGGCTGGCAGGTGTGCACGCCGGACGGCGGCACGAGCGGTCAGGACGCCGTGTGGCGCGTGGGTCCCGAGACCGTGCTGTGGCTCGACGGTCTGGAGCGATTCCCGGCCGTCGAAACACTTCTTCGGTCCACGGGCGCGCCACGGCTCGTGCTCGCCACCGTGCGGCCGGAGCACTGGGAGAGGACGCACCAGGACCCCGCTTGGAAGGGGGCCACGGTGATCCACGTCCCGCACGCCCTGACCGCCGCCGAGGTCGAGCGCGCGCGCTCCGCCTGGGCCGGCTCCGGCCACCCCGTTCTCGACGCCGTACTGGAACTGGCGGGGCACGGCGGTGGTTTCGAAGGACTGACGGCCGGCCCGGCGTTCCTCGACGCCTACGAGAACGCCGATGAGATGGTCCGGGTCCTGGTCGACGCAGCCGTGGGCGCGCGGTCCCTGGGCTGTCGGGCGCCGTTGCCCGCCCGGGTGCTGGTGCATGCGGCCAGGGACTACCTGTCAGGCCCGGCAGACGGCGACATCGAGCTGCTCCAGGCCCTTGAGCGCGCCACCGCCCCTGTCGTGGGAGGCATTCCCTTGCTGGCAACGCACCTGGGCCGTGACGAGATGGTCTACTTCGCGCATGACGTGGCGCTGAACATGCTGGCCGTGCACCCGACCGCGCTCCGGCGGCCCTCGCTCCTGCGGGCGCTCGGCAACCATGCGTCCCGCCTCGACCTGGCGGCCGTGATCCAGTCCGCCCGGCAACTCGGACTCACGTTGCCGCAGTGGCCCACCAAGCGATTGGGACCACCCCCCAGCAGCTCGGCCGTGTGCCTGTGGGACCAGGACCGCCCGCTGTGCTCGGGCGTGCTGCTCGGTCCTGCACTTGTCACGGCACCGGCCGGCCCCTTGGGCGAGCCGGTGTCCCGGCTGCGGGTCTCCCGCGCGGGGGACCCGGCGGTCGCCCTGTACGAGGCGGGGATCGACTGGGTCGACGAGGTCACCGGACTGGCACTCGTCTCTGTGACGGACGTGCGCTGGCCGCAGGTCTCGAGCGACATCGCCGCTCTCAGCCGGACCGACCCGGTCCCGGGGCAGCGCTTTACCGTGGTGGGCCGGCCACCGGAGCCGTCCGTCGCGCCGGCGGCCTGCGATTTCCTCGACACCACGGTGGTCGCCCCCGACACCCTCAAGCCGCAGTCCTCGGCGCCCTGGACGACCCGCACGGTGACGGGGGCTCCCGTGCTCGACGAGCGCGGATACATCGCCGGGGTGGTCACGAGCGTCACGGACGCCGGCCTGACGCTGGTGACCGGCCGGCGGATCGACGCCGCGCGGGGGAGGGCGCCCCAGCAGCCGTCCCAGGACCGGCAACCCGAAGGGGAGTCCGTGGGACGGCGCGGCACCACGCAGTGGGGGGATGACGGACTTGACGACCGAATTCCTTTCCTGGCCCGGCTCGAACAGCAGGATCGAGCCGACCTGCTCGCCCTCGGCAGCGAAATCACCTACAACGCCCGTACTCCGCTTCTCCGTCAGCACGAACCGAGCAACCACATCCTGATCATCCTTTCGGGCTGGACCAAGGTGACCGCTGCCACCGCATCCGGCTACGAGGCCCTGCTGAGCCTGCGCGGGTCGGGCGACCTGGTGGGTGAGGAAGCGGTGCTCACCGGACGCCCCAGGAGCACGACGGTCACAGCGCTGGAACCGGTCAGGGCCAGGGCCGTGCCGGGCGAGCTGTTCATGGGCTTCCTGCAGCGGCATCCCGACGTGTCCTACCACCTGCTCGGACTCACGTCCGACCGGGCACAGGCGGCGGACCGCCGCCGTCTGGAGCTGGCCTCGATGTCCGTGCGTGAGCGCTTCGCCTCGCTGCTGCTGGACCTGGCGCGGACACACGGACGCCGTACGGAGGAAGGCATCGAGCTTGCCCTGCCCCTCACGACCCAGGAACTGGCCGGGTCCGTAGGCGCGAGCAGGGAGACGACGCAGCGGCTGCTCAGAGAACTGCGCGAGCGGAACATCGTGACAACCGGCCGGCGCCGCATCGAGGTTCTCCGCCCTGATCAGCTGCGGGCCCTGGCCGGGCCGGGGGGCAGCCCTGGTGGTTCTGTGAACGCCCTGTCCCCGTCCCGGGGTCGGGAGAGCGCCGGGAGCGGTCTCTCGAAGGGAATCCAGAAGGTCGAAGTCACCATCAAGTGGGACCCGAGTCCCGCAGGACAACCGCCCACCAACCTGGACCTCGTCGCGGCGGCTTACGCGGCGGGCGATCCGTATGGTGATCCGGTGTACGCGGTGCACTTCGGCAGCCGCTCCCCGGACAGCACGATGCACTTGAACCGGACCAGCAACGACGGCGCGGGCTTCGGATGGGATGAGGTGATGACCCTGGAGCTCGGCCGGCTCGCCGACCGGTATGCGCGCGTGGTGGTCGGCGTCGTCATCCAGCAGCGTCCCGTGCACCGCACCTTCGCCGGCGTGCTCAACCCGGCCCTGCGCATCCGCGAGGGATACACGGTCCTGGACGAGGACGACTTCAGCGGCGTCCTGGAGGCGACGGCGGTCACGGTCGCGGAGTTCGTGCGCGACGAATCGGGTTCATGGACTTTCCGCGCCGGTATCCGCGGCATCGAGGCTTTCGACGGCGGCACGGCTTCCTTCACGGCAGTGATGGGCAGGATGCGCGAACGCTGACGCCGCCGGTCGCCGGAGCCGAGGGGGCGGCCACGACCGCTGCCGACGGACTTCCGCAGTCAGCAAGGCAGCAGGCCGACTGCGTCGCCGTGGGCGGCCTTCGCCGCTGCCCGCCACTTGCCGTGTCTCTCCGATGCTGAGAGATGCTGAACGCCAGCGACTGCTGCCCGCGTGCTCTCGCGCACATGCTCCACGGCTTCGGATACGTCGTGGCAGACGAACAACTCTTCACGTGAGCCACCGGTGCCTACGCCGACTCCCGGATCGACTTGGTCCCAGGCCGACGCATCCGCGGCCATCGCGTCGCTGATCCCATGAACGGGGAAGGCGCCCTCAGTCACCGGCGTCTGCGGATGCCCTGTGAGGTGGGCGGCGTGTGACGGCACGGGCCGGGGCGGCCGGAGGACGGCGGTCGGACGACCCCCTGCCGCCCGGAGCGCTGTCCCTCGTGTGGTCAGGACTGCTCGCGGCAGTCCTCTTCGGTGCACTCGAGAGTGACGAGGGTCTGGTCGACCTGCTGGCTGGTCAGAGGAGGTTCGGGCAGTTCGTGGGCGCCCTCGGTGCGGAAGGCGTCGAGCATCAGGTGGAGGTGGCGGCGCCAGGCCTGGGGGGCGATGGTGCGTGTGGCCCGGATGATCCCGGCCTGGGACCAGATCACGAAGGCGATGTCCTGCGCGGTGACGTCGCCGCGCAGGACGCCCTGTTCCTGGGCGTTGCGCATGATCTGGATGCAGAGTTCCTTGGCGCGTTCGTACATCTCGCGGCCGGCCACGTGAAGGGGCAGCCGTGCCGAGACCAGGTCGTTGAAGGCGCGGTCGCAGGCCTGCAGCTGGCAGAGTTTCTCCAGGTAGCGGCAGAACCCCTCCCAGGCGTCGTCCATGGCCGCGGCTTCTTCCGCGGTGGTGAGCAGTTCCGTGTACTTCGCGTTGAAGAGTGTTTCGACCAGGTCGAGCCGGGTGGGGAAGTGGCGGTAGAGCGTGCCGATCGCGACGCCGGCCTCGCGGGCGACGCCCTCCAGGGACGCCCCGAGGCCCTGCTCGGAGAAGGCCGCGCGGGCGGCGGCCATGATCGCGTCCCTGTTGCGCTGTGCGTCACGGCGCAGGGGTTTCGCCGGTGTCTCCCTCGCGGACGGGGCGTGCTGGTGGCTCATGACTCGAGCGTAACATGAGGCCCCCCTCGAATTCGGGTGTTGTCATGTTTCCGATCGCAATCTTGCCCTTCTGACGTGCTGTGATGAGCCTCACTGCAAACATGAGGCACCCCTCGGGTACGGTGGCAGAGCCGAACGTGAGGCACCCCTCCGGATGACCTTGCGGCAAGCCGACTGACCCGGGATTTCCGGATCTCGGTTCACACAGAAGCGGCGGCCGCCAGTTCGGCGGAACCGCGGCAGTCTCGCAAGGGAAATGACCATGAACAGCATGACCAAGCGCGTCTCGATGGCACTCGCCTCCACGGCACTGGCCGGCGGAGCCCTTCTCGGAGCCGGCGGCTCGGCGTCGGCAGCCACGGCTTCGGTGCCCGTGCAGCACACGCAGTACGTGTCCGCCACCTCCGCGACCAGCAGCGAGCAAGCCGGCCGCCACACGGACGACGACCACCGTGGGCAGGACACCGTGCGCTACGTACGGACTGCGGACCACGAGGGCGAAGCGGTCTCGTGGCGCGGCGTCAGCGCCGCCCGCTGGTACCAGGACCAGGTCGACGAAGCGGCCTCGTGGCACGGTGTCAGCGCCGCCCGCTGGTACGAGGACCAGGTCATGTGGTCCCTGAACCACAGCTGACGCGGCCCGAGCCGCCCCACTCCGGAACGCCGGCGCCTGCCCACACAGCAACACGGCCGCACCCCGGCCGGCCAGGATCCCGGATCGCGCGCCCCACGGCGGTCCGCGCCCGCATGGAGACGAACGCCACACGCAAGGCGAAGGCACTCTGGCCCTCAGCGCCCGCCACGCCGACCACGGCCAGGCCCGCACCGACACATGAACCCCGTCGACCGCCTTTCTTGCCGATCGCTTCCCCACACGCCGTGACACCCCGCCGGACCGGGCAGGTCCACTCCACGCCGGGACAGTCACCCGACGCGAACGCCCAGAACACCACCCCAGGGCGATCGACCGGCCGGGCCGGATCCGGGGCCGCAGTGGTCACAGACGTGCCCGATGAGTCTGCCGACGACGTGCAGCCGTACGCATGGCCGGCAGTTCCTTGCTCCGGTTGCAGCGAGCCGGGGGAGCCCCGGACGCCGAAGCGGTCAGCAGGACTGCTCGCGCGGCCGGCCGGATCGTTCGCGGTGATCGGCTCGCCATCGTGCGGTGCCGACGGACTCCGGGCACGTCGAGGCGCGGGCGCGCCACGCGCCCGCGGTGACCGAACCGGTCCCGTCGGTCTTGCCGCGGACCACACGTCGATCTCCACCAGGCCCTCAGCGCGGCCGCCGAACTGCTCAGCGACCGTGCCCGGCCCCGCTACCGGGGCCTTTGTACGGAGAACTCGTTGCCGTCGGGGTCGAGCATCAGCACCCGGACGCCGTCGCCCGCGCCGATGCCGGTGCGCGTCGCACCGAGCGAGATCAGGCGCTCGACCTCCGCCTCCCCGTCGGCGTCGGCGGGGAGCGCCAGCTCCAAGTACAGCCTGTTCGTGCCTGTCTTCGGCGCCACCGGAGGACCACCCCAGGTGATCTTCGTACCGCCGTCCGGCGATTGGATCGCGGTCTCCTGGTCCTGGTCCCAGACCAGCGGCCACCGCAGCGCCTTGCTCCAGAAGTAGCCGACCTCCTGCGTACCGTCGCAGGCCAGCGCTCCGATGACACCGGTGTCGGCGAGGAACTTGTTGCCCGCCTCGATCACGCAGAACTCGTTGCCGTCCGGATCGGCGAGCACCACATGTCCTTCTTCCGGGAGTTGGCCCACGTCGATGTGTGTCCCGCCGAGTTCCAGTGCCCTGGCCACCGTCTGCTGCTGGTCCTCCGGGGAGGTGCTCGTCAGGTCGAAGTGTGCCCGGTTCTGGCCGGTCTTCGGCTCCTGGCTCGGCAGGAAACGGATGCGGAACCCGTCGGCATCAGGGGGCAGGATCGCGACGCCGTCGTCCGGACCGTCGGCCAACTCCCAGCCCAGGACCCCGGACCAGAAGCGCGCCAGGCCCGACGGCCGGGTCGCGTTGAAGCAGATCGCGAACAGTTGACTGGTCATACCCCGTGCATCTCCGATCCATCGACGGTCGACACGGCGACTCGCCCTCCGCGCGGGCGCAGCCTAGGGGCGGCCGTGCGGCACCCGCATCCGAGTTTCCGGCGCGGGCACGGCGGCGCAGGCGGTCAGATCCAGGTCGAGGCGGGCAGGGGCGCAGTGTTCTGAGGGGCCGACATCCGAGGTCAACTGGTCCTGCTGAACACGTCACAGGCCGCAGCGCGTTGCTTCCGCGATGCAGCACCCGCCGTCCTTTACT is a window of Streptomyces sp. NBC_00271 DNA encoding:
- a CDS encoding VMAP-C domain-containing protein produces the protein MSTADVMEPVDPRRMFALVVGIESYAISHRWDLPGAARDAVRFADWLTAGGVPEEQVHVLVSPLDRTAAGLPDSDGPAPTRDHVERLLFKELPACDGDLLWIYWAGHGYLDHAHQLLLPYADATRDWTSHLNLEAALRWWKGSGPMAARFRRQIAIGDACRVDARLARKLSFGVAEYGARPPDPDRLQFTLYASRVGELAQNLPDSGAGQFTDALIRRLRETSPQTSVRELVPIVRTVQADLLEMRSRGLAWQQPQFVVDRDWTGSTFLGDSRHTDDRPTGGTPTHSAACLDQRAWDELAPLLHLPRLPSHTYDAYRWAFEITDCAHPARRGLPTAELAGITHDLDARQGRPGMPLVLPFMRYLAAHCTDSVWAQQVLVWIESARTRLGMSPVPVPPRADPEQVGLHVRFEEDTERDGAYWVRMWLYRNEGFETLWESDQPLDPAGTRRALARLLDETHACDVRRIEFHVPLGLLAEPFESWRLPIGRRRKPVELGQTFEVVVRCPQERDGLAGALWLRKWQWLKAHGGTDPQAVRELRDEGVSVELGTILQAAESPVCVLADVSGPRLTETIEAVLDAGVPIAVWHRDGGEPGRIAAILAEQWDPEELNVRRLPFLVWQSRIPNAASTARTGRTSAARLALMWDDPERVPERRALS
- a CDS encoding AAA family ATPase yields the protein MTAEDWWIYRGPGARDDRRAKLAAECPPWRTFDGETDPGYDFPDRDSAAWRETLRRGADHVPDTAEANAVNTALYLRRPLLVTGKPGVGKSSLAYSIAADLGLGPVLHWPITSRSTLRDGLYQYDAIGRLHEANLRHLRGQNPDPDGEGPSIAPYLRLGPLGTALLPREQPRVLLVDEIDKSDIDLPGDLLTVFEEGTYDIPELARVAGQEPEVRVGTHDDPEARVHVRRGLVRCRSFPVIVLTSNGERDFPPPFLRRCIRLYMEQPGEEKLVQIVRRRLRLDTAEADRQRGLVEQFLQRRLDGDLATDQLLNAVQLRLRGAWPDTAGEGEFLDAVLQRLTGPTTGQGPL
- a CDS encoding TerD family protein, giving the protein MSPSRGRESAGSGLSKGIQKVEVTIKWDPSPAGQPPTNLDLVAAAYAAGDPYGDPVYAVHFGSRSPDSTMHLNRTSNDGAGFGWDEVMTLELGRLADRYARVVVGVVIQQRPVHRTFAGVLNPALRIREGYTVLDEDDFSGVLEATAVTVAEFVRDESGSWTFRAGIRGIEAFDGGTASFTAVMGRMRER
- a CDS encoding TetR/AcrR family transcriptional regulator, translating into MSHQHAPSARETPAKPLRRDAQRNRDAIMAAARAAFSEQGLGASLEGVAREAGVAIGTLYRHFPTRLDLVETLFNAKYTELLTTAEEAAAMDDAWEGFCRYLEKLCQLQACDRAFNDLVSARLPLHVAGREMYERAKELCIQIMRNAQEQGVLRGDVTAQDIAFVIWSQAGIIRATRTIAPQAWRRHLHLMLDAFRTEGAHELPEPPLTSQQVDQTLVTLECTEEDCREQS
- a CDS encoding VOC family protein — encoded protein: MTSQLFAICFNATRPSGLARFWSGVLGWELADGPDDGVAILPPDADGFRIRFLPSQEPKTGQNRAHFDLTSTSPEDQQQTVARALELGGTHIDVGQLPEEGHVVLADPDGNEFCVIEAGNKFLADTGVIGALACDGTQEVGYFWSKALRWPLVWDQDQETAIQSPDGGTKITWGGPPVAPKTGTNRLYLELALPADADGEAEVERLISLGATRTGIGAGDGVRVLMLDPDGNEFSVQRPR